In Drosophila bipectinata strain 14024-0381.07 chromosome 2R, DbipHiC1v2, whole genome shotgun sequence, one genomic interval encodes:
- the LOC108132865 gene encoding putative mediator of RNA polymerase II transcription subunit 29 has translation MAQIQLNGGSAPSNGNNGEDNEPYQISDDDLDDLDDECLLEEADAQGSANTLGRGPYERAWTTEATRALIHIRGPMEGSFTEGRQKRTALWLHCTRQLQRLGFRYSAAKVQKKWHNILITYNKNLSKKYVSGYVHWEFFEEMFKYLQGKKADFDMQPQSSATVTSAQNSTPGQNPNQGTPQQPQQQQQQPQQQPMQLQPTTIELPYQKKPGTPQLQLPAQPQAKEGQPYITPVDQVLLQAQIQEHQLQDSKSNDEFDEDSSNSIDEVRQPKMEFDTDHQMEAERISNSSHQQLEANGKMFDLARPLGSQPVGGMPDDVWWKDYFERKLEVEREKMELQRSLQREQVQVQKMSLVQQERIERMKIDAINSLTATLQKLVEAKCRRA, from the exons ATGGCTCAGATTCAATTGAACGGAGGCAGTGCTCCTAGCAATGGCAATAATGGCGAGGACAACGAAC CTTACCAAATCAGCGATGACGATTTAGATGACCTGGATGATGAGTGTTTGTTGGAGGAGGCAGATGCCCAAGGTAGTGCCAACACCCTGGGGCGGGGGCCGTACGAAAGGGCTTGGACCACGGAGGCCACAAGGGCCCTGATTCACATACGGGGTCCCATGGAGGGGAGCTTTACCGAGGGCAG ACAAAAGAGAACTGCTTTGTGGCTGCACTGCACCCGTCAACTGCAACGCCTGGGATTTCGCTACTCTGCCGCCAAGGTGCAGAAGAAATGGCACAacatcctcatcacctacaaTAAGAATCTGAGCAAGAAGTACGTCTCCGGATATGTGCATTGGGAGTTCTTCGAGGAAATGTTCAAGTACTTGCAGGGCAAGAAGGCAGACTTTGATATGCAGCCGCAGTCCAGTGCCACAGTAACATCAGCCCAGAATTCCACGCCAGGCCAGAACCCGAATCAGGGAACACCACAGcagccccagcagcagcaacaacagccgcagcagcaacctatgcagctGCAACCAACAACAATAGAGTTACCGTATCAGAAGAAGCCCGGAACACCACAACTGCAGCTACCCGCTCAGCCACAAGCGAAGGAGGGACAACCGTACATTACACCCGTGGACCAGGTACTTCTGCAGGCCCAGATTCAGGAGCACCAACTGCAGGACAGCAAATCGAACGACGAATTCGACGaagacagcagcaacagcattgATGAGGTGAGGCAGCCGAAGATGGAGTTCGACACTGACCATCAGATGGAAGCGGAGCgcatcagcaacagcagccaccAGCAACTGGAGGCCAACGGCAAGATGTTTGATCTAGCCAGGCCATTAGGCTCGCAGCCTGTGGGCGGCATGCCCGATGACGTGTGGTGGAAGGACTACTTTGAAAGGAAGCTGGAGGTAGAGCGCGAGAAGATGGAGCTACAACGAAGCCTGCAGCGGGAGCAGGTGCAGGTCCAGAAGATGTCGCTGGTGCAGCAAGAGCGCATCGAGCGCATGAAGATTGATGCAATCAATAGTCTAACAGCGACCCTGCAGAAACTGGTTGAGGCCAAGTGTCGCCGTGCTTAA